A section of the Natranaerovirga hydrolytica genome encodes:
- the recF gene encoding DNA replication/repair protein RecF (All proteins in this family for which functions are known are DNA-binding proteins that assist the filamentation of RecA onto DNA for the initiation of recombination or recombinational repair.): protein MIIKSIALKNYRNYKYLKLDFDPKTNILYGNNAQGKTNIIEAIYLSSTSKSHRSNNDKELICFEEEEAHIRVIIEKEEKESKIDIHLKKNKKKGVAINGLPINKVSQLLGTFKVIIFSPEDLKLIKDGPKQRRHFLDLELCQLDPLYYYNLQNYSKVLKQRNNLLKKINYKNSDLFDTLKVWDDQLVQYGKYLIYKRTEFIKELNTIVNRIHSGLTGNLENLNLFYDLNVKADAFLKKLEDNYEKDIRTKTTNSGPHRDDLLFDINNKDVRKYGSQGQQRTAALSLKIAEIEIVSQISKDKPVLLLDDVLSELDNNRQKYLLEYIKSIQTIITCTGIEDFMNSHLEINKSYKVLDGKVF, encoded by the coding sequence ATGATTATAAAATCTATTGCACTAAAAAATTATAGAAATTATAAGTATTTAAAATTAGATTTTGATCCCAAGACAAATATTTTATATGGCAATAATGCTCAAGGTAAGACCAATATCATTGAAGCCATATATTTGAGTTCTACTTCAAAATCTCATCGATCCAATAATGATAAAGAATTAATATGTTTTGAAGAAGAAGAAGCTCACATTAGAGTTATCATAGAAAAAGAAGAAAAAGAGAGTAAAATTGATATACATTTAAAGAAAAATAAGAAAAAAGGGGTAGCGATTAACGGGCTACCCATCAATAAAGTGAGTCAATTATTAGGAACTTTTAAAGTCATTATATTTTCACCAGAAGATTTAAAATTAATAAAGGATGGTCCAAAACAAAGACGCCATTTTTTAGATTTAGAGTTATGTCAACTGGATCCATTGTATTATTATAACTTACAAAATTATAGTAAAGTCCTAAAACAAAGAAATAACTTGTTAAAAAAAATTAATTATAAAAATAGCGATTTATTTGATACACTAAAAGTATGGGACGATCAATTGGTTCAATACGGAAAGTATTTAATTTATAAAAGAACTGAATTTATAAAAGAATTAAATACAATTGTCAATAGAATACATAGTGGCTTAACAGGCAATTTGGAAAATCTTAATTTATTCTATGATTTAAATGTTAAAGCAGATGCATTTTTAAAAAAATTAGAAGACAATTATGAAAAAGACATAAGAACAAAAACAACCAATAGTGGGCCACATAGAGATGATTTGTTATTTGATATTAATAACAAGGATGTTAGAAAATATGGGTCTCAAGGCCAACAAAGAACTGCGGCATTGTCTTTGAAAATCGCAGAAATAGAAATAGTCAGTCAAATTTCTAAAGATAAACCGGTTTTATTACTGGATGATGTACTATCTGAACTAGATAATAACAGACAAAAATATTTATTAGAGTATATAAAATCCATACAGACAATAATAACTTGTACAGGTATTGAAGATTTTATGAACAGTCATTTAGAAATTAATAAGTCATATAAAGTTTTGGATGGAAAAGTTTTTTAA
- the gyrB gene encoding DNA topoisomerase (ATP-hydrolyzing) subunit B, translating to MSAEYNENQIQILEGLEAVRKRPGMYIGSTSSRGLHHLVYEIVDNAIDEALAGYCNLIEVMINEDNSISVTDNGRGIPVGVHDKKGIPAVEVVFTILHAGGKFGGGGYKVSGGLHGVGASVVNALSESLKVQIHRDGKIHEQNYSKGKVLHPLKVVGETDKIGTFVHFKPDDTIFEETEFDFETLRHRLQEMAFLTKGLRIKLVDNREEVVEKEFYYEGGIKEYVEYMNRNKNKLYDQVIYCEGERDNVFVEAAIQHNDSYVENSFSFVNNITTPEGGTHLSGYRTALTKTFNDYARKNKLLKEAEGNLSGEDIREGITAVISIKVGDPQFEGQTKQKLGNSEARSAVDSIVSEQLTYFLEENPKVAKIILEKAIMSQRAREAARKARDLTRRKSVLDSTSLPGKLADCSEKDPALCEIYIVEGDSAGGSAKSARSRQTQAILPLRGKILNVEKARLDKILGNNEIKSMITAFGTSISSDFDINKLRYHKIIIMTDADVDGAHIRTLLLTFLYRYLPELVESGKVYIAQPPLYKVEKSKNAHYVFSDKELDELLDEIGREGITLQRYKGLGEMDSEQLWETTMDPDRRTLLRVDLEDAAAADEIFTTLMGDKVEPRRNFIEANARYVKNLDI from the coding sequence ATGAGCGCAGAATATAATGAAAATCAGATACAAATATTAGAAGGTTTAGAAGCAGTAAGAAAAAGACCAGGTATGTATATTGGAAGCACATCTAGCAGAGGACTGCATCATTTAGTATACGAGATTGTAGATAATGCCATAGATGAGGCTTTAGCGGGTTATTGTAATTTAATAGAAGTGATGATTAATGAAGATAATTCTATATCTGTAACAGATAATGGAAGAGGAATACCTGTAGGGGTTCATGATAAAAAAGGCATACCAGCAGTTGAAGTTGTATTTACAATTCTTCATGCAGGTGGTAAATTTGGAGGCGGTGGATACAAAGTATCTGGAGGTTTACATGGTGTAGGTGCATCTGTGGTAAACGCTCTATCGGAATCTTTAAAAGTTCAGATTCATCGTGATGGAAAAATCCACGAGCAAAATTATTCAAAAGGAAAGGTACTACATCCTTTAAAAGTAGTGGGAGAAACCGATAAAATAGGTACTTTTGTACACTTTAAACCAGATGATACAATTTTTGAAGAGACAGAATTTGACTTTGAAACTCTAAGACATCGATTACAAGAGATGGCTTTTTTAACCAAAGGGTTAAGAATAAAGTTAGTAGATAATAGAGAAGAAGTAGTAGAAAAAGAGTTTTATTATGAAGGCGGCATAAAGGAATATGTTGAGTACATGAACCGAAACAAAAATAAATTATACGATCAAGTAATTTATTGTGAAGGGGAAAGAGACAATGTATTTGTAGAAGCGGCTATTCAACACAATGACTCTTATGTGGAAAATAGTTTTAGTTTTGTAAACAATATAACAACACCAGAAGGCGGAACCCATCTTAGTGGTTATAGAACAGCACTAACTAAAACATTTAATGATTATGCAAGAAAAAATAAATTACTGAAAGAAGCAGAAGGTAATTTATCAGGTGAAGATATAAGAGAAGGTATCACAGCAGTTATTAGTATAAAAGTGGGAGATCCACAATTTGAAGGTCAGACAAAACAAAAGTTAGGCAATAGTGAAGCAAGAAGTGCTGTGGATTCAATTGTATCTGAACAGTTAACATACTTTTTAGAAGAAAATCCTAAAGTAGCTAAAATTATACTAGAAAAAGCTATAATGTCTCAAAGAGCCAGAGAAGCTGCAAGAAAAGCAAGAGATTTAACAAGAAGAAAAAGTGTTTTAGATAGTACAAGCTTACCAGGAAAATTAGCGGATTGCTCGGAAAAAGACCCTGCACTTTGTGAAATATATATAGTTGAGGGAGACTCAGCAGGTGGTTCAGCAAAATCAGCTCGTTCTAGACAAACACAAGCCATATTGCCATTAAGAGGTAAAATTCTAAACGTTGAAAAAGCACGCTTAGATAAAATATTAGGCAATAATGAGATTAAGTCTATGATAACAGCTTTTGGAACAAGTATTTCAAGTGATTTTGATATCAATAAATTAAGGTATCACAAAATAATTATCATGACCGATGCAGATGTTGATGGTGCTCACATTAGAACATTATTATTGACATTTTTATACAGATATTTGCCAGAATTAGTTGAATCAGGTAAAGTATATATCGCTCAACCTCCTTTATACAAAGTAGAGAAAAGCAAAAATGCTCATTATGTATTTTCAGATAAAGAGTTAGATGAATTATTAGATGAAATTGGTAGAGAAGGTATAACCCTTCAACGTTATAAAGGTTTAGGTGAAATGGATTCAGAACAATTATGGGAAACCACGATGGATCCAGATAGAAGAACATTATTAAGAGTAGATTTAGAAGATGCCGCAGCAGCCGATGAAATATTTACCACATTAATGGGAGATAAAGTTGAACCAAGACGTAATTTTATAGAGGCTAATGCTAGATATGTTAAAAACCTTGATATCT
- the remB gene encoding extracellular matrix regulator RemB, giving the protein MYIHIGEEKDLLKKDIIGIYDFNISKNVLSNNNINVIKLSNEKSKSIVIEDNKGIFNIYLSPISSVTLYKRWNEPLK; this is encoded by the coding sequence ATGTATATACATATTGGTGAAGAAAAAGATTTATTGAAAAAAGATATTATAGGCATATATGATTTTAATATATCAAAAAATGTTTTAAGTAATAATAATATAAATGTTATAAAGTTATCCAATGAAAAGTCAAAATCTATTGTTATAGAAGATAATAAGGGGATTTTCAATATCTATTTGTCTCCTATCTCATCTGTAACATTATATAAAAGATGGAATGAACCATTAAAGTAA